Proteins encoded by one window of Glycine soja cultivar W05 chromosome 15, ASM419377v2, whole genome shotgun sequence:
- the LOC114386086 gene encoding uncharacterized protein LOC114386086 produces MSQGQAVPFAGKWHHFTVRTDGEKVVPEPHGDAEHTETWESEVMIPFAVERTVYAFGGPLPDQASLSSKMNKVFPCYPTCEPRIFDSEPYNFNCLSKPNKLFRSAPSIAHRDYLPWLDRVEQAYEDFWKTYGIFDLIQFSRSGPEYRPEMLIAAMHFFESSTNTFQFKCGMMTPTLLDVAALTGLRPSGETYDPTNSSDNIKLVYKENTFSKYIAEHQGPVEEEVSDEEHVAFLTLWLSHYVFCTKSLQVAKRFIPMALQIHEGRNFGFGRLLLAVLYESLGEACDDLKKSKDGSSFLVSGPMWLLQLWLNATFEQEMGLIIPQDYAEEVANRSIEGQRALRLTPKTLDQNSQKLFLKYMRIFLSFDKFLPQHAPFISREVGPAWFTDYFPAVDPDNEEEVNEIWSFYLNPQILSCRTGVQSNYLGLVGYQPNLVSRQFGLSQIRPKSLFEDPRDVIRGANLSEKTFKKFLKISLDENYNLHPFEFNHSHFCTMGFVTWWEKYYSTRSVGDTTIMISRLESGFTQPTVENIRSNLQARGKTIMTKKSAETSRADVRPKKPTGVKIQEGKQEEKVTLLNLSFTLNVLPHISLFFRVKRKMIALILPRLRNARSMRSSN; encoded by the exons ATGTCGCAAGGACAAGCAGTTCCGTTTGCTGGGAAATGGCACCATTTTACAGTCAGGACTGATGGAGAAAAGGTGGTTCCAGAACCACATGGTGACGCCGAACACACAGAAACCTGGGAATCGGAGGTGATGATCCCTTTCGCAGTGGAAAGAACAGTTTACGCTTTCGGTGGACCCCTGCCAGACCAAGCATCACTTTCGAGTAAAATGAACAAGGTATTTCCCTGCTACCCAACTTGCGAACCTAGGATTTTTGATAGTGAGCCCTacaactttaattgtttaaGCAAACCCAACAAACTCTTTCGATCCGCCCCGTCAATAGCCCATAGGGATTACCTACCTTGGCTTGATCGAGTCGAACAAGCATATGAGGATTTCTGGAAGACATATggcatctttgatttgatacaaTTCTCTCGATCTGGTCCTGAATATCGACCAGAAATGCTGATAGCAGCTATGCACTTTTTCGAGTCTTCTACCAACACCTTTCAATTCAAATGCGGTATGATGACCCCCACTCTCTTAGATGTAGCCGCCCTcacaggccttaggcctagcggAGAAACTTATGACCCCACTAATTCTAGTGACAATATCAAGCTAGTATATAAGGAGAATACCTTTTCCAAATATATAGCTGAACACCAAGGACCGGTCGAAGAGGAGGTCTCTGATGAAGAGCACGTAGCCTTCTTAACTCTGTGGCTATCTCACTATGTCTTCTGCACAAAATCCTTGCAAGTAGCCAAAAGATTTATTCCAATGGCATTACAAATTCATGAAGGTCGGAACTTTGGATTTGGACGCCTCTTGTTAGCAGTGCTATACGAATCACTTGGTGAGGCATGCGATGATCTGAAGAAATCGAAGGATGGGTCTTCCTTCTTAGTGTCCGGGCCTATGTGGCTTCTCCAATTGTGGCTTAATGCCACTTTCGAACAAGAAATGGGATTAATAATCCCACAAGATTATGCTGAAGAAGTTGCAAATCGCTCGATCGAAGGCCAGAGAGCACTTCGATTAACACCCAAGACCTTAGATCAAAACTCACAAAAGCTGTTCCTAAAGTACATGAGGATTTTTCTGAGCTTTGACAAGTTTCTTCCCCAACATGCTCCATTCATTAGTCGAGAGGTTGGTCCGGCCTGGTTCACTGACTATTTTCCTGCTGTCGATCCGGACAATGAAGAAGAAGTGAACGAAATATGGTCATTTTACTTGAATCCTCAAATCCTGTCTTGTCGTACAGGTGTTCAATCGAATTATTTAGGCCTGGTTGGATACCAGCCTAATTTGGTTTCAAGACAATTTGGCCTCTCGCAAATCCGTCCTAAAAGCTTGTTCGAAGATCCTCGAGACGTCATAAGAGGGGCCAATCTTTCGGAAAAGACtttcaagaagtttttgaagattTCTCTTGATGAAAACTATAACCTGCATCCTTTTGAGTTCAACCATTCCCACTTCTGCACCATGGGGTTTGTTACCTGGTGGGAGAAATATTATTCGACCCGTTCAGTTGGAGACACTACTATCATGATCTCCAGACTTGAGAGTGGTTTTACACAACCAACGGTCGAGAATATCCGCTCAAACCTTCAAGCTCGAG GCAAAACAATCATGACGAAGAAAAGTGCTGAAACGTCTCGAGCTGATGTGAGACCCAAGAAACCCACTGGGGTGAAGATCCAAGAAgggaaacaagaagaaaaggtaACTCTTCTGAACTTATCTTTTACTCTTAACGTCTTGcctcatatttctttatttttcagagTCAAAAGAAAGATGATAGCATTGATACTACCACGACTTCGAAACGCTCGAAGCATGCGGTCGTCGAATTAG
- the LOC114386087 gene encoding uncharacterized protein LOC114386087: protein MTFGSWEQSYNYLPLWLTAAQHFVPGTIVTYKTPSSMDDCEDESPRVILNHVFWAFKPCIKGFQYCKPIVQVYETFLTGKYRGTLFTAIGQDRSKNNYPLAFAIVESETKEAWM from the coding sequence ATGACATTTGGAAGTTGGGAACAATCATACAATTATCTACCTTTATGGTTGACAGCTGCTCAACACTTTGTACCAGGTACAATAGTAACATACAAAACTCCATCTTCAATGGATGATTGTGAGGATGAGTCTCCTAGGGTGATTCTTAATCATGTATTTTGGGCTTTTAAGCCATGCATTAAAGGCTTTCAATATTGCAAGCCAATTGTGCAAGTATATGAGACATTTTTAACTGGAAAATATCGTGGTACTTTATTCACTGCCATTGGACAAGACCGTAGTAAGAACAATTATCCACTTGCTTTTGCAATTGTTGAGAGCGAGACCAAAGAAGCTTGGATGTGA